The following proteins are co-located in the Desulfovibrio intestinalis genome:
- a CDS encoding MiaB/RimO family radical SAM methylthiotransferase translates to MSIWKFLLVTFGCKVNQYETQSLREAWQKLGGVECSSPAEADVICVNSCAITSKGERDARNAVFRLRREAPKARLILTGCAARLFADYKPRPGATWAAPDLLVAQEHKDTLLQGPWVTPSFALHNLAPDSEQSAEKTAVKKTQEKLPEVEKSTSTVAPEASAAAQQQAFPPFAISTFKRARPVLKVQDGCAHRCTYCIVPLTRGRPHSRPAEDIIAEARRLLEAGHVEIMISGINLGQYGRGNEHMGDFWNLLRTLDAALAPEFAGQARFRISSLEPGQLNERGLDIIRGCSLLCPHLHISLQHGSQSVLKRMGRGHYTAAMLEKAVTSLAAHWPVMGLGADIIAGFPGETEDDVQELLALIERLPLSYAHVFPYSRRPGTAAERFDQQVPNPLKLERAARIRQAVAQKQRDFLDAQLSLPHMLLAADVSGMGHNTPQQHPVKQIKGVNEYYAACFMNNRPNSENESSLPSPALQANAGLLAVRPVDVTDKGLLVEKLPVRKGQD, encoded by the coding sequence ATGTCTATCTGGAAATTTCTTTTGGTTACATTCGGCTGCAAGGTCAATCAGTACGAAACTCAATCTTTGCGCGAGGCGTGGCAAAAGCTTGGCGGTGTGGAATGCTCCAGCCCTGCCGAAGCGGATGTCATTTGCGTCAACAGTTGCGCCATCACCTCCAAGGGTGAAAGAGACGCCCGCAATGCCGTCTTTCGTCTGCGTCGCGAAGCGCCGAAAGCCCGTCTTATTCTTACGGGCTGCGCGGCACGCCTGTTTGCCGATTACAAGCCCCGGCCTGGGGCGACGTGGGCGGCTCCTGACCTGCTGGTCGCGCAGGAGCACAAGGACACCCTGCTGCAAGGGCCGTGGGTTACCCCTTCTTTTGCGCTGCACAACCTGGCGCCAGACTCGGAACAGTCGGCAGAAAAAACTGCGGTAAAAAAGACTCAAGAAAAACTTCCCGAGGTTGAAAAATCAACCTCCACAGTTGCGCCCGAAGCCAGCGCGGCTGCTCAGCAGCAGGCATTCCCGCCATTTGCCATTTCTACCTTCAAGCGCGCCCGCCCTGTACTCAAAGTGCAAGACGGCTGTGCCCATCGGTGCACCTACTGTATCGTGCCCCTGACACGGGGGCGGCCCCACAGCCGCCCGGCAGAAGATATCATTGCTGAGGCCCGCCGCCTGCTTGAGGCCGGGCATGTTGAGATCATGATTTCCGGCATCAACCTCGGCCAGTACGGTCGCGGCAATGAGCACATGGGAGACTTCTGGAATCTGCTGCGCACGCTTGATGCGGCACTGGCCCCAGAGTTTGCCGGTCAGGCACGCTTTCGTATCAGCTCTCTTGAGCCGGGGCAGCTCAATGAGCGCGGGCTGGACATTATTCGTGGCTGTAGCCTGCTTTGCCCGCATTTGCATATTTCATTGCAGCACGGCAGCCAGAGCGTACTTAAACGTATGGGACGTGGGCATTACACCGCCGCCATGCTGGAAAAAGCCGTAACGTCACTTGCCGCCCATTGGCCAGTTATGGGCTTGGGCGCCGATATTATCGCCGGATTTCCTGGAGAAACCGAGGATGACGTGCAGGAACTGCTGGCGCTTATTGAACGCCTTCCCTTGAGCTATGCGCATGTTTTTCCCTACTCGCGCCGCCCGGGCACTGCTGCCGAACGTTTTGACCAGCAGGTGCCAAATCCGCTCAAGCTGGAACGTGCCGCCAGAATTCGCCAGGCAGTTGCACAGAAACAACGCGATTTTCTTGATGCGCAACTGTCGCTTCCCCACATGCTGCTGGCTGCGGATGTTTCGGGTATGGGGCACAACACTCCCCAACAACACCCTGTCAAACAGATCAAGGGCGTTAACGAATACTATGCGGCCTGCTTCATGAACAATCGCCCAAATTCGGAAAATGAAAGTTCGCTGCCCTCCCCGGCCTTGCAGGCCAACGCCGGGCTGTTGGCTGTGCGCCCAGTAGATGTGACCGACAAGGGCTTGCTTGTGGAAAAGCTGCCCGTTCGCAAGGGGCAGGACTAG
- a CDS encoding M15 family metallopeptidase translates to MTRIAKQLSIYFLCLGLMLVGTSYAAAAVEDSDSPGLFSASSSAHNPASEAAVPRIGNRELCASGPAPKMEEFVDVNSDDMDTRVDLQCLKASYPQITGLVSDVQGLWLLVGDKGRVLYARHSSADGAANGQNQGDGWDVDVRASMAEPYPLEPERPDTPYGVSPGRKRSYDLLAALYGGTPAQVNKKLVPTRLAGQPLRLSAAAGMALAGADAALVEAVREDPQLRKFLKMDGGFMWRRIAGESRLSPHAFGIAIDLSSRIAPYWRWSKLRPHPLQFSYPPAIVSAMEQAGFIWGGKWHEYDIMHFEYRPELICKARVMRDKASPAK, encoded by the coding sequence ATGACACGCATCGCAAAACAACTCTCTATCTATTTTTTGTGCCTGGGCCTGATGTTGGTTGGCACTTCATATGCGGCAGCCGCTGTTGAAGATTCTGACAGTCCCGGTCTTTTTTCCGCCTCTTCATCTGCGCATAATCCTGCGTCTGAGGCTGCTGTGCCCCGTATCGGCAACAGGGAGCTTTGCGCAAGCGGCCCCGCGCCAAAGATGGAAGAATTTGTTGACGTAAACAGCGATGATATGGACACTCGCGTGGATTTGCAGTGTCTAAAAGCTTCGTATCCGCAAATCACTGGTCTGGTTTCTGATGTGCAAGGCCTGTGGCTTTTGGTGGGCGACAAGGGCCGCGTGTTGTACGCCCGGCACTCTTCCGCAGATGGTGCAGCCAATGGGCAGAATCAGGGTGATGGCTGGGATGTGGACGTTCGCGCCAGCATGGCTGAACCGTATCCCCTAGAACCTGAACGCCCTGACACTCCCTACGGAGTATCGCCGGGCCGGAAGCGCTCGTATGATTTGTTGGCCGCGCTTTATGGCGGCACGCCAGCCCAGGTGAACAAGAAGCTTGTGCCAACACGGCTTGCGGGGCAACCCCTACGGTTATCAGCCGCTGCAGGCATGGCTCTGGCCGGGGCAGACGCGGCATTGGTTGAAGCTGTACGTGAAGATCCCCAGTTGCGGAAATTTCTTAAAATGGACGGCGGTTTCATGTGGCGGCGCATTGCGGGGGAATCCCGCCTGAGTCCGCACGCTTTTGGCATTGCCATAGATTTGAGTTCTCGCATTGCTCCTTACTGGCGCTGGAGCAAGCTGCGCCCGCATCCTCTTCAGTTCAGCTATCCTCCAGCGATTGTCAGCGCTATGGAACAGGCCGGGTTTATCTGGGGCGGCAAGTGGCACGAATACGACATCATGCACTTTGAGTATCGCCCTGAACTTATTTGCAAGGCCCGGGTTATGCGCGACAAGGCTTCTCCTGCGAAGTAG
- a CDS encoding class I SAM-dependent methyltransferase: MYKELKMLHEKPEPFSRYTTNIIWTDPHIAGQMLRNHLNAETDHASRRAETIGSIVAWIDQKIGLAGKCVCDLGCGPGLYAAQMAERQAHVTGIDFSANSIDYARNYASVHDLPIRYLNADYLVDKMPDKQDCASLIYGDLCTLSLEQRKGLYCRVRRMLKPGGIFVFDVFTTQQFAALKESTTFARKLMDGFWSAEDYFGFCNAILYPEQKVSLDHYLIVEPARRFEIFNWMQYFDPETITEEICEAGFEVLDVLDVATGEPWVASPRELAVVARMPE; this comes from the coding sequence ATGTACAAAGAATTAAAGATGTTACATGAAAAGCCAGAGCCTTTTTCCCGGTATACAACAAACATCATCTGGACAGATCCACATATAGCAGGTCAGATGCTGCGTAACCATCTGAACGCGGAAACAGATCATGCCTCGCGCCGGGCAGAGACCATTGGTAGTATTGTGGCGTGGATTGACCAAAAAATTGGTCTTGCCGGGAAATGCGTATGTGACCTTGGCTGTGGGCCCGGCCTCTATGCGGCTCAGATGGCAGAACGGCAGGCCCATGTTACGGGAATAGATTTTTCTGCAAATTCGATTGATTATGCACGTAACTATGCTTCTGTGCATGATTTGCCCATCAGATATCTAAATGCAGACTATCTTGTGGACAAAATGCCGGATAAGCAGGACTGCGCCAGCTTGATCTATGGTGATCTCTGCACGCTTTCACTCGAACAGCGCAAGGGACTTTATTGCAGGGTCAGGCGAATGCTCAAACCGGGTGGAATTTTTGTCTTCGATGTTTTTACAACGCAGCAGTTTGCAGCTTTGAAGGAAAGCACCACTTTTGCGCGAAAGCTGATGGACGGGTTTTGGTCAGCCGAGGACTATTTTGGTTTTTGCAACGCCATTCTCTATCCAGAGCAGAAAGTAAGTCTTGACCACTACTTAATAGTGGAGCCGGCCCGGCGTTTTGAGATTTTTAACTGGATGCAATATTTCGATCCAGAGACGATTACTGAAGAAATTTGTGAAGCAGGATTTGAAGTTTTGGATGTTCTTGATGTAGCCACTGGCGAACCGTGGGTAGCATCCCCGCGCGAACTCGCAGTGGTTGCCCGCATGCCCGAGTAG
- a CDS encoding anthranilate synthase component I family protein, which translates to MKENGDKLHLLTLRQSARWLPADMDTPISLFMGMVGTGNGILLESAEVDGRWGRYSILACDPALFVFCREGKLVLDMKDQRLAPLSSFEGRPFVEGLRDLMAALEVVPPENFGGLPPITRALYGYLGFGMAGLFNPSLAAVMPENEADCILMLPATVLVFDHLYNRLCQVSLGEHRALQSARQSLEPRASTKSSGPDIDPDRVCAEPGEEGYKEFVGKIKAMLRQGEAIQVVPSVRFSTPFMGNPFELYRRMRRFNASPYMFYMSFPELTLFGSSPEVMVRCTAGCLQLSPIAGTRKRGADDLEDSRLAAELRDDPKERAEHVMLVDLGRNDLGRVARPGTVNLERYMEVERYSHVMHLTSRVTARLDTGLDALDVLAATFPAGTVSGAPKIRAMQIIRELEGRSRGPYAGCIGWLGLDKDSVNLDMGITIRSMWLRDNRLFWQAGGGIVHDSDPDMEWKEVCNKSAIMRLALRAEEDEYVFAHR; encoded by the coding sequence ATGAAAGAGAACGGTGACAAGTTGCACTTGCTTACGCTGCGCCAGTCCGCTCGTTGGTTGCCAGCGGATATGGATACCCCCATCAGCCTGTTTATGGGCATGGTGGGAACGGGCAACGGCATACTGCTGGAAAGCGCAGAAGTGGATGGCCGCTGGGGCCGTTATAGCATTCTTGCCTGCGACCCGGCCCTTTTTGTCTTCTGCCGCGAGGGCAAGCTGGTTCTGGACATGAAGGATCAAAGGCTGGCCCCCCTGTCCTCCTTTGAAGGCCGTCCCTTTGTTGAAGGGCTTCGGGATCTCATGGCTGCGCTTGAGGTTGTGCCGCCGGAAAATTTCGGCGGATTGCCGCCCATTACCCGCGCCCTGTATGGCTACCTTGGCTTTGGCATGGCTGGTTTGTTCAATCCCAGTCTCGCCGCTGTCATGCCAGAAAATGAGGCTGACTGCATACTCATGCTGCCTGCCACGGTGCTGGTTTTCGACCACCTATACAACCGCCTATGTCAGGTGAGCCTTGGCGAACACCGTGCCTTGCAAAGCGCCCGCCAATCGCTGGAACCGCGTGCCTCAACCAAGAGTTCCGGGCCGGACATTGATCCAGACAGAGTTTGCGCCGAACCCGGCGAAGAGGGGTACAAGGAATTTGTAGGCAAAATCAAGGCAATGCTGCGTCAGGGCGAAGCCATTCAGGTGGTGCCCTCTGTGCGGTTCTCCACCCCCTTTATGGGCAATCCTTTTGAGCTGTACAGGCGCATGCGCCGCTTTAACGCTTCACCGTACATGTTCTACATGTCCTTTCCAGAGCTGACGCTTTTTGGTTCTTCGCCAGAAGTGATGGTGCGCTGCACTGCGGGCTGCCTGCAACTTTCACCCATTGCAGGAACGCGCAAGCGTGGGGCCGATGATCTTGAAGACTCACGCCTGGCCGCGGAACTTCGCGATGACCCCAAGGAACGCGCCGAGCACGTCATGCTGGTGGATCTTGGCCGTAACGACTTGGGCCGCGTGGCCCGCCCCGGCACGGTAAATCTTGAACGCTATATGGAAGTGGAGCGCTACTCCCACGTCATGCACCTGACAAGCCGGGTCACGGCCCGTCTGGACACAGGGCTGGACGCTCTGGATGTGCTGGCTGCTACCTTTCCGGCTGGCACTGTTTCCGGCGCGCCCAAAATTCGCGCCATGCAGATCATCCGCGAGCTTGAGGGACGCAGCCGTGGCCCCTACGCGGGCTGCATAGGCTGGCTTGGTCTGGACAAGGACAGCGTAAATCTGGATATGGGTATCACCATCCGCAGCATGTGGCTGCGCGACAACAGGCTCTTCTGGCAGGCGGGCGGGGGCATAGTCCACGATTCCGACCCGGATATGGAATGGAAGGAAGTGTGCAACAAATCAGCCATTATGCGCCTGGCCCTGCGTGCGGAGGAAGACGAATATGTTTTTGCTCATAGATAA
- the trpD gene encoding anthranilate phosphoribosyltransferase, which translates to MFLLIDNYDSFTYNLVQAFYALGHKPVVLHNDDPAVLDMAVNPELAMVCISPGPGHPANAGYCPEFLKRLNPRIPVLGVCLGHQLLGLHAGAKVEVGPCIMHGKQSEIVHDGTGLFSGLPNPMRVGRYHSLIVRADEDAENPRFTVTARAPEGEVMALRYNDRPWVGVQFHPESVLTPEGLRLLGNFPQSIMGTGGDASDFATILDRLARREDLSAEMAAAGFAALMDGKMSPAQAGSFLMGLRMKGESALELAHATRAALARAVRVDGISGTTIDVVGTGGDGRNSFNCSTATSLVLAGMGYRVVKHGGRAVSSKCGSADALEALGIALDNNPASVAEMVKRRNFAFLFAPHFHPSFANIGPVRKELGVRTLFNILGPMINPARPSHLLMGVARPELVDLVAETLLQSPLYRAAVVCGAGNYDEITPIGVAQIALLHAGTVTSMTLDPAEFGIEPCSVEDLSVNGKEEAVAVLKDILDGNGPRAMMDMVTLNVGLAIYLLEENMDMALCMARAREAVSGGFGRKVLHAA; encoded by the coding sequence ATGTTTTTGCTCATAGATAACTACGACTCCTTTACCTACAATCTTGTGCAGGCTTTTTACGCTCTGGGCCACAAGCCTGTGGTGCTGCACAATGACGATCCGGCTGTGCTGGATATGGCTGTGAACCCTGAACTTGCTATGGTTTGCATTTCGCCGGGGCCGGGGCATCCAGCCAACGCGGGTTATTGTCCTGAGTTCCTTAAGCGCCTGAACCCCAGAATTCCCGTGCTTGGCGTATGTTTGGGGCATCAGCTGCTCGGCTTGCACGCGGGTGCCAAGGTTGAAGTGGGGCCCTGCATCATGCATGGCAAACAGTCAGAGATCGTGCACGACGGCACGGGCCTGTTCTCGGGCCTGCCCAACCCCATGCGGGTAGGGCGCTATCATTCTTTGATAGTGCGGGCCGACGAAGATGCCGAAAATCCCCGCTTTACGGTAACAGCCCGTGCTCCTGAAGGCGAAGTTATGGCCCTGCGCTATAATGACCGCCCCTGGGTTGGCGTGCAGTTCCATCCTGAATCGGTGCTTACTCCCGAGGGGCTGCGCCTGCTGGGCAACTTCCCGCAATCCATCATGGGAACCGGCGGCGATGCCAGTGACTTTGCGACCATTCTCGACAGGCTGGCCCGCAGGGAAGACCTCAGTGCAGAAATGGCCGCTGCCGGGTTTGCCGCGCTTATGGACGGCAAAATGAGCCCGGCTCAGGCGGGTAGCTTTCTCATGGGGCTGCGCATGAAGGGTGAAAGCGCTCTGGAACTGGCGCATGCCACCCGAGCTGCGCTGGCCAGAGCCGTGCGTGTGGACGGAATCTCTGGCACAACCATCGACGTGGTGGGCACCGGGGGTGACGGACGCAATTCCTTCAACTGTTCCACAGCCACCTCGCTTGTTTTGGCGGGTATGGGCTACAGAGTGGTGAAGCATGGCGGACGTGCCGTTTCTTCCAAGTGCGGCAGCGCCGATGCTCTGGAAGCGCTGGGCATTGCTTTGGACAACAATCCGGCTTCAGTGGCCGAAATGGTCAAAAGGCGTAACTTCGCCTTTTTGTTCGCGCCGCATTTTCATCCGTCGTTCGCCAACATCGGCCCTGTGCGCAAGGAACTCGGCGTGCGTACGCTCTTCAACATTCTGGGCCCCATGATCAATCCGGCCCGCCCCAGCCATCTGCTCATGGGCGTGGCCCGTCCCGAACTGGTGGATCTTGTGGCTGAAACACTCTTGCAGTCGCCGCTTTATCGGGCCGCTGTGGTTTGCGGCGCGGGCAATTATGACGAAATCACCCCCATCGGTGTTGCCCAGATAGCCTTGTTGCACGCGGGCACAGTGACCTCAATGACTCTTGATCCTGCGGAATTCGGCATTGAGCCTTGCAGTGTGGAAGACCTGTCGGTTAACGGCAAGGAAGAGGCCGTGGCTGTGCTTAAGGATATTCTGGACGGCAATGGCCCCCGTGCCATGATGGATATGGTTACGCTCAATGTGGGTCTGGCTATCTACTTGCTGGAAGAAAATATGGATATGGCGCTGTGCATGGCGCGTGCCCGTGAAGCCGTGAGCGGCGGTTTTGGCAGGAAGGTGCTGCATGCTGCTTGA